The nucleotide sequence AATTTAAGAGAAGATATCTAGAAGAGTTGAGGTACAATCCAAAAGTTAAACCTTTATTGATGATAGTTAAGATGACTAAGATCGTAACATTTCTATACTCAGGAGACCCCACATACAATAACGCAGTTGTGCTCAAAGAATACATAGAAAGTTTAATAAATAAGGAAAGTTAATATTAGAAGATATGGGTGCTGGTGATGTAAAGAAACCTATAAATGTTACACTTATTCTACAGAATCACCCCTGCTTAGTTATGAAATTATTTGAAGAGATGAATGTAAAGGCGGAAATTAACAATGTGAAGATGAGGGAAAGTGTTACTGACCACATTGCAACCTTAAAGTTAACTGAAAAGTTGCTTAAGGAGTTGAAAGAAAGAAGGTCAAAAACCTTGAGGATAAGTGAAAATAGCGTCTGGATCAGGACTGAAGGTTGCCAGGTATGTAAAATCCTTTATGTAAGTGACGCTGTAGTTGAGAAAGTGAAAGTTGTAGGAAGTGATGCAGTTATGTATAAACTAATTGTTCCAAATCTACTCTCTCTGAAGAGTCTTATAGATGAGCTCAACAAGATAGGTGTAAAGGCTATGGTAGGTAGCATATCTGAGCTAGATGAAGAGCAACTGACAGAAAGGCAATTGGAGATATTGAAATTATCATATAAGATGGGTTTCTTTGATGTAGACAGAAGAATAACCATGACGGAATTAGCTGAAAAACTTGGGATCAAGGCTCCTACTTTGGAAGAGATACTGAGAAGGGCTCTACGAAAGGCAGTTAAGTATTATCTAGATAAAAAAGGATAAAATTGTTAAAAGTCTTACTTCTCTGATTTGTATACTAATAGTATAATAGCAGGAAACAAGTTACTGTTACTTCACCTTCTTCCCTTGCATACCACAGGGTAATTTTAAACCTGTGGTCTCATCTTATGCCAAGAGAAGTTCCTCTCGTAATATAAAGATAGTTTTAATACACCGAAGTCATCATATGGCTTTCCAATTATCTGCATACCAACTGGTAAATTGTTCACAAGACCAACTGGAATACTTGAGGCTGGTTGACCAGTAAGGTTAAATGGAAATGAAAAAGGTGACCATTCTCCAAAGCCAACCTTCTGTCCATTGATCTCGCTAGGACCAATACCTTCTTCAATTTTGAATGCGACAACAGATACAGTTGGAGTAATTAGATAATCGTATTTTTGGAATACATTGGACAACTTA is from Sulfolobus acidocaldarius DSM 639 and encodes:
- a CDS encoding helix-turn-helix domain-containing protein; translation: MGAGDVKKPINVTLILQNHPCLVMKLFEEMNVKAEINNVKMRESVTDHIATLKLTEKLLKELKERRSKTLRISENSVWIRTEGCQVCKILYVSDAVVEKVKVVGSDAVMYKLIVPNLLSLKSLIDELNKIGVKAMVGSISELDEEQLTERQLEILKLSYKMGFFDVDRRITMTELAEKLGIKAPTLEEILRRALRKAVKYYLDKKG